The Salinirubrum litoreum genome segment GACGGTCGAGTGGACCGTCGTCGACGGCGACGAGGTCGTCGAGCAGGGCGTCGAAGAGACCACGCTCGCGTCCTTCGGGACGACGGCGGTCGGGACCGTCTCGTTCGTCCCCACGACACCGGACGGGCCGAGACGATTCACCGTCGAACTGCGCGTCGACGGCGACGTCGGGACGGCGACCAACCGCGAGGAGGTGGTCGTCGCACCGCGGACGGCGCCCGTCGAACAGAACGTTCGGCTGTTCGTCGACGACCACGCACTCGCAGAGCGACTCCGTGGCGCGCGCTACACCGTCGTCGACGACGTCGACGAGGCGGACGTGGCGGTCGTCACGCACGTCGGCGACCACGTCGGCGAGTTCGTCGAACACGGCGCGTCGGCACTGTTGCTCCCCGGCCCCGACCAGTTCCGCCCGCAGACGAACCTCTTCAGTTACCACGAACTCCCGCCGGGGGAGAACTGGAACCTCGCGTCCGCGATGTACGCACAGGACAGTCCGTTCCTCGCCGACCTCGCCGACGGCAAGCGACTCGGCTGGGGGTTCGAGGGCATCTTCCCGAACGCGGTCGCCACGGGACTCGACCGCGACTCCGACGAGATCCACGTCGGGTACATCGAAGGCTGGATGGCCAACTGGGGGTCGCCGCTCGCGTTCCGACAGATCGACGACGGGACGGTCTGCTCGTGTACCTTCCCGCTCGGGGACCAGTACGGCGAACACGCGGTCGGAACGGTGCTGTTCGACCGACTCGTCGCCGACCTCGCCTCACGGACGCCGGGGGCCGAGTGAGAGCATGCCACGGATAACCGACTACGACCTGTACGAGGTCCCGCCGCGGTGGCTGTTCCTCCGCATCGAGACGAGCGACGGCCGTGTCGGCTGGGGCGAACCCGTCGTCGAAGGGCGTGCCCACAGCGTGCGGGCCGCCGTCGAGGAGTTGATGGAGAGTTCCCTCCTCGGTGAAGACCCCCACCCCGTCGCGGACCACTGGCAGGTGATGTACCGCGGTGGCTTCTACCGGGGCGGCCCGATACTCATGTCGGCTATCGCGGGTATCGATCAAGCGCTCTGGGACCTCCGCGGGAAAGCGTTCGGCGCGCCCGTCTCCGAACTGCTCGGCGGCCCGGTCCGCGAGAAGATGCGAGTCTACCAGTGGGTCGGCGGTGACCGCCCGGCGGACGTGGGCGACGCGGCGGCGGCGAAGGTCGAACAGGGGTTCTCCGCGCTGAAGATGAACGCGACGCCGGAGTTCGGACGGATCGAACACCCTGCCGCCGTCGAGGCGGCGGTCGACCGCATCCGAACGGTCCGCGAGCGAGTCGGTCCAGAGGTCGACATCGGCGTCGACTTCCACGGCCGGGTCGCGAAGTCGATGGCGAAGCGACTCGCCGAGCGACTCGACCCCTACGACCCGATGTTCGTCGAGGAACCGGTCCTCCCCGAACACAACGAAGCGTTGCCCGACATCGCCGCACACACGTCGACACCGATCGCGACGGGCGAACGGATGTACTCGCGGTGGGACTTCAAACCCCTCCTCGAACAGGGTGTCGTGGACGTCATCCAGCCGGATCTCTCGCACGCGGGCGGCATCACCGAGGTGAAGAAGATCGCCGACATGGCCGAGGCGTACGACGTGGCGCTCGCACCGCACTGTCCACTCGGCCCCATCGCCCTGGCCGCGTGTCTCCAGGTCGACGGCGTCTGTCACAACGCGCTCATCCAGGAACAGAGCCTCGGCATCCACTACAACGAGGGAAGCGACGTCCTCGACTACCTGGCGGATCCGGCGGTCTTCGACTACCACGAGGGCTTCGTCGACCTGCCGGACGGCCCCGGCCTCGGCATCGAGATCGACGAGGCGGTCGTCGAGGCTCGTGCCGGTGACGTCGACTGGCACAATCCAGTCTGGCGGCACGACGACGGCAGTGTCGCGGAGTGGTGACCGCCAGACGAAGCTGAATCGCACGACGACCTCACGACGAACACACGGAGCATACGAATCATGACCGGACGCGACAGATGGACCGACGAACAGGCGTGGAACTGGTACCAGGAACAGGAGTGGCCCGTCGGGTGTAACTACCTCCCGTCGACCGCGGTCAACCCGACGGAGATGTGGCAGGCGGCGACCTTCGATCCCGAGACGATCGACAGGGAACTCGGCTGGGCCGCAGACTGGGGGATGAACTCCGTCCGCGTCTTCCTGCAGTATCTCGTCTGGAAGGACGACCCCGAGGCGCTCGCAGAGCGCATGGACCGGTTCCTGGAGATCGCCGACGACCACGGCCTCTCGACGATGTTCGTGCTCTTCGACGACGTCGGCTTCTCCGGAGACGAACCCTACCTCGGCCCCCAGAAGGATCCGATCCCGGACACCCACAACAGTCAGTGGACGCCGAGTCCCGGACACGAACGCGTCGTCGACCGGTCGACGTGGCCGGACCTCGCCGACTACGTCCGGGACGTCGTCCGGCGGTTCCGTGGCGACGAACGGATCTTCTGCTGGGACACGTACAACGAACCGGGTAACAGCAAGATGGACGAGCGGTCCAACCCGCTCTTGCGGGAGTCGTTCACCTGGGCGCGCGAGGCGGACCCGATCCACCCGATCACGGCGGGCGTGAACTGGGACCCGAACCGGTCCGAACAGAACCGCATCGGGAGCGAGGAGGCTGACGTCGTGTCGTTCCACGACTACAGCGATTTCGCGTTCACCAGACACCGGGTCGAAGGACTCAAAGAGGAGTGGGGTCGGCCGCTCCTCTGTACCGAGTGGCTCGCCCGGACGCGCGATAATCTGGCCGAGTCGCACCTCCCGTACTTCAAACGCGAAGGGATCGGCTGTTACACGTGGGGCTTCGTCAACGGGAAACTCCAGACACATCTCCCGTGGAGCACGGCACAGACGTCCATCGCCGAGGCGATCGAGGAGGAAGACACCGACACGTGGTTCCACGACCTGGTCCACGACGACGGGACCCCGTATCGACCGGCCGAGTACGAGACGTTCAGGCGGTACGTCGTCGACGACGAGGACCCACCCTCGCTCGAGGCGATCGCAGCGCTCGCACCGGGAGCCGACCCCGAGACGATCCGCACCGCCACCGACGTCGACGTGTCTGCCGAGGACCAGGCGGGGCCTTACCACGAGTGATCCGTGATGGCAGACGCCGAGGCACGCGGACGGTTCGCGGGGCAGACGGTGCTCGTCACCGGGTCGACCCGTGGGATCGGGGCGGGAGTCGCTCGCCGGTTCGTCGAGGAGGGCGCAGACGTCGTGGTCACCGGCCGGTCGGTCGCCGAAGGTGAGGCGGTCGCCAGCGAGTTGGCAGGTCGCACGGACCGCGGCGACGCCCACTTCGTTCGGGCGGACATGCGCGACCCCGACGATATCGAGGCGCTCCTCCGCGCGACTACGGAGGTGTACGGCACCCTCGACGTGTTGGTGAACAACGCGGGCGTCCAGACCGAGACGACGGCGGCGGCCGCGACGATGGACGACTGGGAGTTCGTCGTCGAGACGGACTTCCGGTCGTTCTGGCTCTGCGCGAAGCACGCAGTCGACCACATGACCGCGGGTGGTTCGATCGTCAACATGTCGTCGAACCACGCGTTCTCCACGATGCCGGGGCTCTTCCCGTACAACGCGGTGAAGGCCGGCATCGACGGGATGACCCGCGCGCTGGCGCTGGAACTGGGTCCGCACGGCGTCCGCGTCAACACCGTCAACCCCGGCTGGATCGAGGTCGAACGGACGAGCGACGAACTCCCGCCCGACGAACGCCAGCAGGTCGAAGCCATCCACCCGCTCGGTCGGATCGGGACGCCGGCAGACGTGGCCGGAACGGTGGCGTTTCTCGCGAGCGACGACGCCGCCTTCGTCACCGGTGCCAGCCTCCTCGTCGACGGCGGCCGGTCGGCGGTGATGCAGGATCACACGTTCGTCGAGTACGCCGACGAGGTTCGCTCCGACGACGCGTCGAGAGAGACGGACGAGTCGTCCGACTGAGCGACGGTCGCCGGCCGGGTCGACGACCGTCGACGTGCGATCGAACGCAGCGAAGTCGCCCGGAGTGACCCACACTCGAGACCGATCTGTGTCCGTCCTCGCTCTCGACTCCACGTTTCGAACACGGCGAGCCGAATACGATCTCGGATAAGCGAATTTTGCGACTCGATATAGTCACACTCGGAACATCCTTTGCAGTTCGACAGACAGCTATCGCGTATGAACGACGGAGACGGAGAAACTGGGGGCGACGTGACCGTTTCGATGGAGATAACTGGCGAATACGGTGACGTCGTGGCCAAGTTACGGATGGACGAGTCGACCCCGGCTCTTGTCGAGCCACTGCGACACGATATCGACGTCCTCCTCGAGACGGTCGAGCGCATCGGCGGTGGGACCCGGCGTGTGATCGCGGCCGAACTGCCGTCCGACACCTCGGTCCCGTACGACCCGCAGGCGGTCGTCGAAACCCTGCAGGTGCTCGAACGCTACGATCTGGTGGTACTGGATGGTAACACCTGGAAACCGGGACCGGACTCCGGTGACACGCCGGGATCGGCGACCGACCCACGCCACCCGACCGACCCCGCGTCCGATGGGCCACGACGCTCACCGCCGACTCGTACG includes the following:
- the dgoD gene encoding galactonate dehydratase, whose product is MPRITDYDLYEVPPRWLFLRIETSDGRVGWGEPVVEGRAHSVRAAVEELMESSLLGEDPHPVADHWQVMYRGGFYRGGPILMSAIAGIDQALWDLRGKAFGAPVSELLGGPVREKMRVYQWVGGDRPADVGDAAAAKVEQGFSALKMNATPEFGRIEHPAAVEAAVDRIRTVRERVGPEVDIGVDFHGRVAKSMAKRLAERLDPYDPMFVEEPVLPEHNEALPDIAAHTSTPIATGERMYSRWDFKPLLEQGVVDVIQPDLSHAGGITEVKKIADMAEAYDVALAPHCPLGPIALAACLQVDGVCHNALIQEQSLGIHYNEGSDVLDYLADPAVFDYHEGFVDLPDGPGLGIEIDEAVVEARAGDVDWHNPVWRHDDGSVAEW
- a CDS encoding SDR family NAD(P)-dependent oxidoreductase; the protein is MADAEARGRFAGQTVLVTGSTRGIGAGVARRFVEEGADVVVTGRSVAEGEAVASELAGRTDRGDAHFVRADMRDPDDIEALLRATTEVYGTLDVLVNNAGVQTETTAAAATMDDWEFVVETDFRSFWLCAKHAVDHMTAGGSIVNMSSNHAFSTMPGLFPYNAVKAGIDGMTRALALELGPHGVRVNTVNPGWIEVERTSDELPPDERQQVEAIHPLGRIGTPADVAGTVAFLASDDAAFVTGASLLVDGGRSAVMQDHTFVEYADEVRSDDASRETDESSD
- a CDS encoding cellulase family glycosylhydrolase; this encodes MTGRDRWTDEQAWNWYQEQEWPVGCNYLPSTAVNPTEMWQAATFDPETIDRELGWAADWGMNSVRVFLQYLVWKDDPEALAERMDRFLEIADDHGLSTMFVLFDDVGFSGDEPYLGPQKDPIPDTHNSQWTPSPGHERVVDRSTWPDLADYVRDVVRRFRGDERIFCWDTYNEPGNSKMDERSNPLLRESFTWAREADPIHPITAGVNWDPNRSEQNRIGSEEADVVSFHDYSDFAFTRHRVEGLKEEWGRPLLCTEWLARTRDNLAESHLPYFKREGIGCYTWGFVNGKLQTHLPWSTAQTSIAEAIEEEDTDTWFHDLVHDDGTPYRPAEYETFRRYVVDDEDPPSLEAIAALAPGADPETIRTATDVDVSAEDQAGPYHE